From a region of the Bombus pascuorum chromosome 17, iyBomPasc1.1, whole genome shotgun sequence genome:
- the LOC132915423 gene encoding heparan-alpha-glucosaminide N-acetyltransferase-like produces the protein METMDEWICDQDTLGYDEACINLRTEDSNAWLYLLSADCALCPYTRIKQIVVNWTSSVTIDTIRSTSLRVLDAKDPNEFISAKNASNVICELTPNLGQFGVYELSIVNRSCDIKVLNAPTYPYTELLVIFGVLLLVLFGLSGLKSLWHVCRKKYMKSQADDGAMKQPAKRRVKAIDTVRGASTLLMIFVNDGSGGYRTLGHATWNGLLLGDLLFPCFIWIMGVCIPIAMSSQMKRMTPKHQILYGIVKRSILLFLIGLSLNTVSTGGQLETIRIFGVLQRFGITYFVVALLYFLLMSRRPSKIQSPMLREVQDFLLLLPQWCVMLVIVVVHCVITFCLNVPGCPTGYLGPGGLHDDAKYFDCVGGAAGYIDRMILKEAHLHHSATVYKSGPYDPEGILGTLTAAFQVFLGLHAGIIMMTYKDWKERVVRWLAWAAFFGCVGCVLHFTNVIPVNKKLWSLSFVFVTTSFSLAFLSACYLLVDVVKVWNGGPFRIPGMNGLLLYVGHMVCYQNFPFHWSIGSMESRALRLCEAIWGTGLWSIIAYVMHAKRNYISL, from the exons TGTCCATATACTAGGATTAAGCAGATCGTAGTAAATTGGACTTCCAGCGTAACGATTGATACTATTCGATCCACGAGCTTGAGAGTATTGGATGCCAAGGATCCCAACGAATTTATATCAGCTAAAAATGCCAG CAACGTGATCTGTGAGCTGACTCCGAACCTTGGACAGTTCGGTGTGTACGAACTTTCTATAGTAAATCGAAGCTGCGACATAAAGGTTCTGAACGCGCCAACTTATCCTTATACAG AGCTTCTTGTTATTTTTGGAGTATTGTTACTCGTTCTATTTGGTCTGTCTGGCTTGAAATCACTATGGCACGTATGCAGgaagaaatatatgaaaagtcAGGCGGATGATGGCGCGATGAAACAACCCGCGAAACGTCGGGTGAAGGCGATTGACACGGTGCGGGG GGCCAGTACGTTGTTGATGATATTCGTGAACGATGGATCGGGTGGTTATAGGACTCTTGGTCATGCGACTTGGAATGGATTACTTTTGGGAGATTTGTTGTTCCCTTGTTTTATATGGATCATGGGCGTGTGTATCCCCATAGCGATGTCCAGTCAGATGAAGCGCATGACACCGAAACACCAGATATTATACGGAATCGTCAAA AGGAGCatacttttatttctaatcgGGTTGTCTCTGAATACGGTGAGCACAGGTGGCCAGCTTGAAACCATTCGCATATTCGGTGTTCTGCAACGATTCGGTATAACTTATTTCGTTGTCGCTCTgttatatttccttttaatgTCAAGGAGACCAAGCAAGATACAA TCTCCAATGTTACGAGAAGTGCAAGattttcttctacttcttcctCAATGGTGCGTGATGCTCGTGATTGTGGTCGTTCATTGCGTCATAACATTCTGCTTAAACGTTCCAGGATGCCccac TGGATATCTTGGTCCCGGTGGTCTTCACGACGACGCGAAATACTTTGACTGTGTGGGCGGTGCAGCAGGCTACATTGATAGAATGATACTTAAAGAAGCTCATTTGCACCATTCAGCTACGGTTTATAAGTCTGGACCGTACGATCCTGAAGGAATTCTGG GTACCCTCACAGCGGCATTCCAAGTCTTTCTTGGCCTACACGCTGGCATAATCATGATGACTTACAAAGACTGGAAAGAACGTGTAGTCAGATGGTTAGCATGGGCTGCATTCTTCGGTTGCGTAGGATGCGTTCTTCATTTTACCAACGTAATTCCCGTCAACAAAAAATTATG GTCACTGTCATTCGTATTCGTAACCACGTCTTTTTCCTTGGCTTTCCTTTCTGCTTGTTACTTGCTCGTAGATGTCGTCAAGGTTTGGAACGGTGGACCTTTTCGTATTCCTG GTATGAATGGTTTACTGCTGTACGTTGGTCACATGGTGTGCTATCAAAATTTCCCTTTCCATTGGAGCATCGGTAGCATGGAGAGTCGAGCACTGCGTTTATGCGAGGCCATTTGGGGCACTGGATTATGGTCAATTATTGCATACGTTATGCATGCAAAACGCAATTATATCAGCCTATGA